A region of the Candidatus Zixiibacteriota bacterium genome:
GAAGGGATTGCAGGGGGGGTACGGTCCACCGCCGAAGATGTACGAGATCAGGGCGACCGCATCCGAGATGTTCACCGGCATGCTGCAGTTGGCATCACCGGCTTCGTCAACGGGGGTCGGTGCGGGGCCGCTGGCAAAGATGTACTGGATGACATAGACGGCGTCGCTGACGTTGATGGCGCCGCTGTTGTCAGCATCTCCATGCATGACCAGCACGAGCACATCGCCGGAATCGGTATCGCTGACTCCCACAACGCTGGTGGCATCGGCAGTGACGCTGACCGAATTGACGGTCGCGGGCATCACGCCGGCCGGCGCCGTCAAATTCACGGTAACGTCGGCCTTGTCGCCCGCCGCCACGGTTACCGACGAAGGCGAGAAGGTCTGCGCCCAGCCAAGGGAATTGGTCGCGCTGACGTTATAGGTCTCATCGAGCAGGCCGGTATTCTCGATCTGGAAGAGCAGCGACGTGCCGGTATTCGAGTAGACGCTGTCGGCGGCCGTGGCGATGACGTTGACCGCGTAGTTCGGAGCAGTGGTGTACGAGGCGCCATAAGTGTAGCTGCGGTCGTTGATCGACTGAGAGACGTTGGTAATGACCATGATCAGCGCATCGTAGTTGCCGGCATTGGGCAGGGTGAAGGAGCCATCGCCGGTGACATTGAGCGACATCTGATTCTCGACGTAGGTGTTGGTCGGGGTCATCTTCCAGGCGAGTAAGTTGACGATCCAGGGTACCGAGTTGTCGCCGTTGAAGTCGACCGTGAAAGTGGCGGCGCCGGCCGGAATGTTAAAACGCACGTAGTTGGAGCCGTAAGCATCGGGGAACTTGCCGGTAATGGGCGTCTGGCCGGAGGTCGGATATGTTGTGTGGGTGCGCACCAGCGGCACCTGCAGGTAATGGGAAGCCTCGACGTAGTGAAGTCCGTCACTACGGCTGCCGGTGATGAAATTCCACATGGTAAACCGCGCCACCTGCTGGTTAATATTCTGCCCGTAGTTGTTGGTCAGGATATTGCCGGTGCCGACATACGAGGTCGTGGTGCGCAGTTCATCCCAAATCTGCGGCATGATCGCGACGCCGAAATTTTCCTGCAGGAAGGTCGGCCAGATGAATGCCGCATACATGTGCAGACCGGTATTAGAATTCAAGGCGTAGTCCGGGACACTAAAGAACTCCGTCATATAGTTGTAGTTGTCGTTCACCGGATCAAAGACCACATCCTCCATCCAAGTGGAAGAAGCTTCCATGAACCAGGAGTTCTCGCCGACGTCATAGGCAAACTGCACGGCGTGGTAGTATTCGTGGGCGACAGTCACTTTGGCAGCGCCCTTCTGGTCGCCGTCGGGGTCATCATTATTCGGGAAACCGATGAAATTGCGATGAACCGAGATATAGCTAATGGCATCGTTCCAGGCTTCAGGTCCGGCGCCTTCCGGCTGGGTGTAGCCGTAGTAGCCCATTTCTTCGGTGTAAATATCATAGCGGGCGTCGCCGCCGGCCACTCCATCCGAGGGCGGCTTGCGGTGGCCGAGGTTGGTGACCTCGGTGCGGTAAGAGCTGTCGGCGTAGGCGGCAAGCCATTCAACATAATCGGGGATGCCGTTCGCCGGGCTGGTATCGGCGGTGGGGACGGCATCCGAGCCGGTGATATTGTAGTGAATCTTAAACTCACCACCGGGAGAATTGTAAGTGTTCGTTGCTGACGGCCGGGCCATGATCTCACGGAATTGTGCCTGCCCCTCCGGGGTAAACTGGTCCCAGTTCTGGCGGATTTCGAGGATGATCTCGGTAGCGCACTTGGCGACTTCGATCGCGTCGGACTGAAAGTCCGCCGGCAGGGCCTGCGGTTCGCGGATCGACATCATTTCGTAGAGCATCTTTTGTTCGTAGTTTAACTCGCCGTTGGCGTAGGCATCCTCGATCAGGCGATAGGACGATTGGCGGGCGGCGGATGACGGAATCGCCGCGGCAAGCACGACGATCGCCAACAGCAGCAAGGTACGTTTTAATCCGATTTGCATGGGGTCTCCCGGGGTTAGTATTGGCATGGCGGCGGGCCGCCGGCAAAGATATACGAAATCAGATGCACGGCATCACTAATGGAACCGATGCCGTCGCAGTTGACATCGGCGATGTAGCTCGGGTAGGGTGTAGCGCCGCCGGCGAAGATCCAGTTGATCAAGAAGACGGCGTCGGAGATGCTGATCTGAGTGTCGCCGTCGACATCGCCGGGACGGCGAAAATGCAGATGATACGTGAAATTGTACTCGGTGCCGAAGTGCGCGGCGACAGCGGGAATGAACGTGACGCGCAGCACATTCCGGAAATCGGCGATCCAGACCTTGGCCTTGCCTCCGGCAAGCGGCACGAGCAGCGAATCAAAGTAGTTGCCGTCGCCGTAATCCACCACATACGCCAATGTCCAAGTGGTGGCGTTCAGGCCGGTGAAGTCGAACCCGACGATGCCGTCATAGCCGTTAAGATTTTCAAAGACGATATAATTCGAGGCATACGGCTGCGGCGGAGTCACCGAGAAATTACCCGAATCGGGGAGGTCGTAGTGATAAGCCATCACATCGACTGGTGGATAATCGGGCGCGGATTCATAGTGTGTGCCGGTGGAGCGGCTGTTGGTGTAGTAGTTCCACAGCACGAAGCGCGTAAACTCGCGTTCGAACGAGCTTCCGGCCGAGTCGATTACAGCGCCCCAGGCTACGATTGCGGAGGTCGTGCGGCATTTTGCCCACAGATCGCGCATGATGATGGCACCGAAGCGTTCCTCAAGGTACTTCGGCCACACGAACGAAGCGTAGCGATGAAAATCGCCGGCCTGTAACCCGACCTCCGGATAGTTGAAGAATTCCGGTAGGTAGTTGTAGTTGTCATTCACTTGCGGAAACGCCATCTCTTCCATCCAGGTGGACGACATCTCCATAAAGAAACTAGCTTCCGAAACATCGTAGGCGAACTGCACGGCGTGGTAGAACTCGTGGGCAATCGTGACTTTGAGCGCACCCATCACATCGCCCTCGGGATCGTCGTTCGGTGGAAATCCCGGCGAGAAGGTGCTGTGGATCACGATATGGGAGGCGTAATCGTTCCACGATTCGGGACCAGGTGACTCGGGAGTCGTGTACCCGTAGTATGGAATTTTTTGGAAGTAGATATCGTATTGATCGCTGCCGCCCTGGCCGTTGTCGACCGGCGGTTTAAGATGCGCCAGTTGGTCGAGTTCATAGGACCAAACGGAATCGGCGAGGTTCGCGGCACGTTCGATGAAGTCGGGAATTCCGGACGAATCATTGTCGGCCGTCGGTACAGCGTGCAGGCCAGTGAGGTCGAAGAAAAGCCGGAAGTAGCCTTGCGGCGACTCGACGTAGAATTGCGTCTGTGGTCGGGCCATAAACATCTTGGCATACGAGCCGTAAAGTTCGGGATTGGCGTTGATCACGGCAAAGGCCTCGACGAGGGCATCAGTCGCGCACTTCGAGATGGCGGCGGATTCGCGCGAATAGCGCTGGGGAAGCGATTGCGGTTCAAGAATTGCCATTGCCCGATAGATCGTGGCCATGTCGGCACTAATCAAGCTCGACTGCTGGTCGGCAGCGAGTTGTTGTTCGAAAAGAGATGGCGAAGTCGTCGGAGCCTCATGAGCCAGGAGTGCCGGGCTGAGCAAGGCGATGTAAAGAAGTGATAGAAGTCTGCGCAATTCAACAACCTTCAGGACAAGACGGTACGGTGACTGGCACGAAATACACTTCGACGAATGCAATATACTCCCGCCGTTGCGGTTTGTCAAGTACAGTTCCGGCAATGGCTTAAGGGTCGTTTTCAACTGAATCTATCGCCCGGACTGTCATATTGGCCGATCGCTACGGGGATCTGGCCGTGCTGCTTAAGCGCAGGAAATGTGCCAGATTTTCGCTCAGTTGGCGACAAACA
Encoded here:
- a CDS encoding dockerin type I repeat-containing protein, encoding MQIGLKRTLLLLAIVVLAAAIPSSAARQSSYRLIEDAYANGELNYEQKMLYEMMSIREPQALPADFQSDAIEVAKCATEIILEIRQNWDQFTPEGQAQFREIMARPSATNTYNSPGGEFKIHYNITGSDAVPTADTSPANGIPDYVEWLAAYADSSYRTEVTNLGHRKPPSDGVAGGDARYDIYTEEMGYYGYTQPEGAGPEAWNDAISYISVHRNFIGFPNNDDPDGDQKGAAKVTVAHEYYHAVQFAYDVGENSWFMEASSTWMEDVVFDPVNDNYNYMTEFFSVPDYALNSNTGLHMYAAFIWPTFLQENFGVAIMPQIWDELRTTTSYVGTGNILTNNYGQNINQQVARFTMWNFITGSRSDGLHYVEASHYLQVPLVRTHTTYPTSGQTPITGKFPDAYGSNYVRFNIPAGAATFTVDFNGDNSVPWIVNLLAWKMTPTNTYVENQMSLNVTGDGSFTLPNAGNYDALIMVITNVSQSINDRSYTYGASYTTAPNYAVNVIATAADSVYSNTGTSLLFQIENTGLLDETYNVSATNSLGWAQTFSPSSVTVAAGDKADVTVNLTAPAGVMPATVNSVSVTADATSVVGVSDTDSGDVLVLVMHGDADNSGAINVSDAVYVIQYIFASGPAPTPVDEAGDANCSMPVNISDAVALISYIFGGGPYPPCNPF
- a CDS encoding dockerin type I repeat-containing protein; this encodes MRRLLSLLYIALLSPALLAHEAPTTSPSLFEQQLAADQQSSLISADMATIYRAMAILEPQSLPQRYSRESAAISKCATDALVEAFAVINANPELYGSYAKMFMARPQTQFYVESPQGYFRLFFDLTGLHAVPTADNDSSGIPDFIERAANLADSVWSYELDQLAHLKPPVDNGQGGSDQYDIYFQKIPYYGYTTPESPGPESWNDYASHIVIHSTFSPGFPPNDDPEGDVMGALKVTIAHEFYHAVQFAYDVSEASFFMEMSSTWMEEMAFPQVNDNYNYLPEFFNYPEVGLQAGDFHRYASFVWPKYLEERFGAIIMRDLWAKCRTTSAIVAWGAVIDSAGSSFEREFTRFVLWNYYTNSRSTGTHYESAPDYPPVDVMAYHYDLPDSGNFSVTPPQPYASNYIVFENLNGYDGIVGFDFTGLNATTWTLAYVVDYGDGNYFDSLLVPLAGGKAKVWIADFRNVLRVTFIPAVAAHFGTEYNFTYHLHFRRPGDVDGDTQISISDAVFLINWIFAGGATPYPSYIADVNCDGIGSISDAVHLISYIFAGGPPPCQY